One region of Tamandua tetradactyla isolate mTamTet1 chromosome 6, mTamTet1.pri, whole genome shotgun sequence genomic DNA includes:
- the PNPO gene encoding pyridoxine-5'-phosphate oxidase, with amino-acid sequence MTCVLRSVTVTFGRPAAWLGYLRRLCSRGAVMDLESMRRGYRGDLEAFEEAHLTSLDPMKQFAAWFEEAVQCPGIGEANAMCLATSTRDGKPSARMLLLKGFDKDGFRFFTNFESRKGKELDSNPLASLVFYWEPLSRQVRVEGSVKKLPEEEAERYFHSRPKSSQIGAAVSHQSSVIPSREYLRKKNEELERLYQEQEVPKPKSWGGYVLCPEVIEFWQGQTNRLHDRIVFRKGLPTDSPLGPMTHCGDAEWLYERLAP; translated from the exons ATGACGTGCGTGCTGCGGAGTGTCACCGTGACGTTTGGGCGACCTGCGGCCTGGCTGGGCTACCTCCGCCGCCTGTGCAGTCGCGGTGCTGTCATGGACCTGGAATCTATGCGCAGGGGTTACCGCGGGGACCTAGAG GCGTTTGAGGAGGCTCACCTCACCTCCCTGGACCCCATGAAGCAGTTTGCTGCCTGGTTCGAGGAGGCGGTTCAGTGTCCTGGCATAGGCGAAGCCAATGCCATGTGTCTGGCTACCAGCACCAG AGATGGAAAACCCTCTGCCCGCATGTTGCTGCTGAAGGGCTTTGACAAGGACGGCTTCCGCTTCTTCACTAACTTTGAGAGTCGCAAAGGAAAAGAGCTG GACTCCAACCCCTTAGCTTCCCTTGTCTTCTACTGGGAGCCCCTTAGCCGTCAG GTACGTGTGGAAGGTTCCGTAAAGAAGCTCCCCGAGGAGGAGGCCGAGCGCTACTTCCACTCCCGCCCCAAGAGCAGTCAGATTGGGGCTGCGGTCAGCCACCAGAGTTCTGTGATTCCCAGTCGGGAG TatctgagaaagaagaatgaggaaTTAGAGCGCCTCTACCAGGAACAAGAGGTGCCTAAGCCGAAATCCTG GGGAGGCTACGTGCTGTGCCCGGAGGTGATAGAGTTCTGGCAAGGCCAAACCAACCGCCTGCACGACCGGATTGTCTTCCGGAAGGGCTTGCCAACAGACTCCCCTTTAGGACCAATGACCCACTGTGGGGACGCAGAGTGGCTCTACGAGAGACTTGCACCCTGA
- the PRR15L gene encoding proline-rich protein 15-like protein: MTDVGWWKLTFLRKKKSTPKVLYEIPDTYAQTEGGTEPPRPEEGGPSSDFNTRLGKIVDKSTKGKHVKVSNSGRFKEKKKVRATLAENPNLFDDKEGKGQ, from the coding sequence ATGACCGACGTTGGTTGGTGGAAGCTGACCTTCCTTCGAAAAAAGAAATCCACTCCCAAGGTGCTGTATGAGATCCCGGACACCTACGCCCAAACAGAGGGAGGCACGGAGCCCCCACGGCCCGAGGAAGGGGGCCCCAGCAGTGACTTTAACACCCGCCTGGGGAAGATTGTAGACAAGAGTACAAAGGGCAAACACGTCAAAGTTTCCAATTCAGGTCGattcaaggagaagaaaaaagttcGAGCCACGCTGGCAGAGAACCCTAACCTCTTCGATGACAAGGAGGGCAAAGGACAGTGA